DNA from bacterium:
CCTCCCGGGGACGGCATTCCATTTCAGATTTTTTCGTTTTTCCCAGATGATTTTTCCGGAGAGCAGGGAGCGAATAAAGATGGGACGGTGCGCGGCTTGCCGGGTGCTGGCCGGGGGTGTGTTTCTTGAAAGCGGTTTCCCGTCGAAACTATCTTTTCCCAGCAAAGGGAATATCCCCCTCGGCAAGATCCTGGGGCAAGGGGGAGAGCCGGGCCGGTAGCGCATCCGGCGGCCGATTCCGAAGAGCTTGATCATCGCGAAACCCGCTTGCGCCCCGCGTTCTTCCTGGGCCACTATCCGGATTCATCGAAAAACAGCCATCATGCATGTCACAAAAAGGAGGGGGTTAGAGATGCCCAAGATGACCGGTGCGCAGGTTCTGGCCGAGATGCTGAAAGGCTATGGTGTCACACACGTATTCCTGGTGCCCGCGGTGCTCCGCCGTTCGATGGCCGAGATGGAGGAGCGGACCCAGATCGCGCGCATCCAGACCCACGGAGAAAAATCCGCCGCCTACATGGCGGACGGTTACGCCCGCGCTTCGGGCCGGCCGGGTGTCTGCATGGCGCAGGTCATCGGGGCGATGAACCTCGCGGCGGGGCTTCGCGACGCCTATCTCGCCAAGTCCCCGGTACTGGCCTTCACCGGCGGCCGCGTTCCGAAGACGAAATTCCGCAAAGTTTACCAGGAAATCGACGATGTGCCGGGCTTCGAAAAGGTCACGAAGTTCAACGCGACGGTAGACGATGTTTCCCGCTTTCCAGACATGCTGCGCCAGGCCTTCCGCGTGGCGACGACCGGCACGCCGGGGCCGGTGCACCTGCAGTTCGCTGGGAACGAGGGGCAACTCGACACCGGCGAGGCCGACATGGAGATCGTTATCGAGAAAGAGTTCGCCCAGCTTCCTCCCTTCCGCCCCGCCCCCGAGGCGGGTTGCGTCCAGGCGGTGGCGCGGCTGCTGGAGGCCGCGAAAAAGCCCATCATTGTGTCGGGCGGCGGGGTGCGCGCCTCGGGCGCCGCGAAGGAGTTGGTGGCGCTCGCCGAAAAGCTGAATATCCCGGTCGCCACCTCCCTCACCGGGAAAGACACCATCCCCGGCAACCATCCCCTCTCGGTGGGCGTCGTGGGCACGTATTCGAGAAAAAGCGCGAACCTCACCGTCAATGCGGCCGACCTCGTGTTCTTCGTTGGATCAGAGACGGGCGGCATGACCACACACTTCTGGAACGTCCCGCCCATCGGGACGCCGGCCATCCAGCTCGACATCGAACCCGAGCAGCTTGGGCGCAACTACCCCCTCAAGGCCTCCATTCAGGGCGACGCCAAGGTTTCGCTCCAGATGCTCATCGAGGCGGCCGACGGCGGCACTGCCGCATCGCGCAACGCATGGGTTAAAGAGGCACAGGGCATCGTCAAGGCGTTCCGGGACGAGTTCGCCGATCTGATGAATTCCGATGCCGTTCCCATGCGGCCCGAGCGCATCTGCAAGGAGCTGAGCGCGTCGCTCCCCTCGGACACCCTCGTTCTGGCGGACACCGGCCACTCGGGCATGTGGATGGGCGGCATGTTCGATCTGATGCACCCGACGCAGAGCTACATCCGCAGCTTCGGCCACCTGGGCTGGGCCTTTTCCGCGGGCCTCGGGGCGAAGTGCGCCGTGCCGGACCGCCCGGTGCTCACCTTCACGGGAGACTCGGGCTTCTGGTACCACATCGGCGAGATCGAGACCGCCGTCAGGTGGAAGATCAACGCCGTCACCCTCGTCAACAACAACGCTGCCGGCAACCAGTCGAAACGCGGTTTCGATAAAGCCTACGGCGGCAAGCAGACCGAGCAGGCCCGGGAGCTCTGGACGCTCAGCGAAACCAACTTCGCCAAGATCGCCGAGGACATGGGGGCGCTGGGCATTCGCGTCGAGAAGCCCTCGGAACTCAACAGCGCACTGCAGCGGGCCTTTGAGGCGAACCGCCCGGTCGTCATTGACTGCGTGAGCGACATCGAGGCGATGGCGCCGCTCGCGGTGGAGTAGCCGGAAGGGCGGCGGGGGAAGGGGAAGGAACCTCGATGCGCGGGCACACCCCGATTGAAGCGGACGTGATCGTCATCGGCTCCGGCGGGGCCGGGAGCGAGGCGGCGATCCACGCGGCCCAGGCGGGCGCCAAGGTCCTCATTCTGGACCGGGGCACCTTCGGCAGAAGCGGCGGCACCATCACCGCCGGGCACACCTGCACTGCCGCCGTCGGCGAGGACGACAGCCCCGAACTTCATTTCCGGGACACGGTGATCGGCGGCCACTGCGTGGCCGATCAGCGGCTCGTCGAGATTTATGCCCGCGAAGCCCCCCTCGCCCTGAAGGAGCTGGACGAGTGGGGCGGGGGCCGCACCTTCCGCAAGGACGCGCAGGGGAGGTTCGATCTCGTCTGGCCCCCCGGCGGCCACTCGCGCAAGCGCTCGGTGCACTACGGCTTCATGACAGGTCCGCGCATCATGTGGGCGCTCCGAAAGGAGATCGACCGCCTCCAGATTCCCTGGATGGAGAACGTTCTCGTCACCCGCCTGCTTGTCGAGGATGGCCGGATCGCCGGCCTGACCGGCATCGACTGGAAGAGCGGCGAGGTCCGGGTGTTCCGCTGCAAGGCGGTGGTCCTCGCGGCGGGGGGATTCTCCGGCCTCTGGCCTTTCCGTCATACGACGAACACCCTCGAGACGGCCGGCGATGTCCACGGCATGGCTTTCCGGGCCGGTGCCGAGATGGTGGACATGGAGTTCATCCAGTTCGTCCCCTGTCAGGTGGACCCCCGGCTCACCCACATCAACCCCACGCTGACGAACTTTCCCGGCTGGCGGCCGCGCATCCGCGAACTCGGCCAGTTCCGCAACGCCTTGGGGGAGGATTTTCTCGCCAAATACGACGACCTCCGCGCCTGGAACACCACGCGCGACATCCGTTCCTACGCC
Protein-coding regions in this window:
- a CDS encoding thiamine pyrophosphate-binding protein — encoded protein: MPKMTGAQVLAEMLKGYGVTHVFLVPAVLRRSMAEMEERTQIARIQTHGEKSAAYMADGYARASGRPGVCMAQVIGAMNLAAGLRDAYLAKSPVLAFTGGRVPKTKFRKVYQEIDDVPGFEKVTKFNATVDDVSRFPDMLRQAFRVATTGTPGPVHLQFAGNEGQLDTGEADMEIVIEKEFAQLPPFRPAPEAGCVQAVARLLEAAKKPIIVSGGGVRASGAAKELVALAEKLNIPVATSLTGKDTIPGNHPLSVGVVGTYSRKSANLTVNAADLVFFVGSETGGMTTHFWNVPPIGTPAIQLDIEPEQLGRNYPLKASIQGDAKVSLQMLIEAADGGTAASRNAWVKEAQGIVKAFRDEFADLMNSDAVPMRPERICKELSASLPSDTLVLADTGHSGMWMGGMFDLMHPTQSYIRSFGHLGWAFSAGLGAKCAVPDRPVLTFTGDSGFWYHIGEIETAVRWKINAVTLVNNNAAGNQSKRGFDKAYGGKQTEQARELWTLSETNFAKIAEDMGALGIRVEKPSELNSALQRAFEANRPVVIDCVSDIEAMAPLAVE
- a CDS encoding FAD-dependent oxidoreductase, which encodes MRGHTPIEADVIVIGSGGAGSEAAIHAAQAGAKVLILDRGTFGRSGGTITAGHTCTAAVGEDDSPELHFRDTVIGGHCVADQRLVEIYAREAPLALKELDEWGGGRTFRKDAQGRFDLVWPPGGHSRKRSVHYGFMTGPRIMWALRKEIDRLQIPWMENVLVTRLLVEDGRIAGLTGIDWKSGEVRVFRCKAVVLAAGGFSGLWPFRHTTNTLETAGDVHGMAFRAGAEMVDMEFIQFVPCQVDPRLTHINPTLTNFPGWRPRIRELGQFRNALGEDFLAKYDDLRAWNTTRDIRSYAIRKEVLAGRGSPHGGCFMDLTPVPPDVMEYEFSAFQGGASVPRSYKKKCEAIGFDLSKEPMEVGAKAHFTGGGVRTDTRMMSSIEG